Below is a genomic region from Mustela lutreola isolate mMusLut2 chromosome 1, mMusLut2.pri, whole genome shotgun sequence.
ACTGTAAGTGTGGTTATATGTTCTAGGTACAGgtctttttcttatatatatggtttacacaaaatattaaacataaagtatatattcatgtataatTTACATGTGAAATTGAATATgtaagttttatataaaataaaatgtttattcatctgttgaaggacatgttggctctttccacagtttaatGATCTTGACCATTACTGCTTTGAACatggtacatatggcccttctttttactacatctgtagtgaaattgcagggtcataggtgtgatgcataaacaatggatattgaaacactgaaaaaaaatacagtaaaattgaaatgttaaaaaatgctTATACATAAGTGTGTGTTTCTATACACATATAGTATTTTTTCCTAGTCCGTgtattgccttttcattttttttcctttttttaattaattttttattttttataaacatatatttttatccccttgggagaagggggtgggattatggacattgccttttcatttttaaaaagatgacatcCATGAGCAAAAGAACTAATTCCAGGATGTCTTTTTaacctattaaaatttttaaattttttcctttatttgctaAACATAAAAACCAATCAATTGTTGCATTTAGAACCAAATATGAATCCAAAACATTTCTGTAAACAGAAGCAATTGTTTTATGATTGATATCTTGTTCATGAGATTAATGTTGTAAAGTATATGTaaagatgataaatttttaaaatttataaaatttaaatgtctatttaaatttaaataaaattttaaaatttaaatgtctatTTGGAGTTCTTTCTCTACTGAATATTATTTCTTCTACTCTTTTGAAAGTTCCATTTGATTGGAAAAGTGCTGATTCAATAGTGTCATTGATGttcactgcttttctttttaattaaatctttgTTGATTTCTGCAGAAATCATTGGGAAATTGACTTCAAGTTTATATCTGGGAGAAATTGTAATTCAGGCTTCCATGCGTCTACTTTGTGATTGATATTGATCTTGACCACTAACATCCTTTGTTATTCCTCTACTATtcctatttttccctttctccccttttTCCCTTTACCCTTTCTATTTTCATCaaatctcctcttcttttttcataCAATGTCCAAAATTTCAGACTCTTACTCATTTCTATTCCTAGAGGAACTTATAAACTGCATACCCTTGGCTAGTTTCACCACTTACACAGCTGATTTCTTGATCTCACTGGACCTTTTAAGCGAGACAATATGTTCCTTTTCTAAATAGCCATAAAAGGGGGAAATCAGCTATTGACTTACCTTTCCCACTGGCTAAAGTCcaactccaaaaataaataaataaataaataaataaataaataaataaataaaaataaagttcaacTCCAGAGCGGGCCATTTGCACTGCCCTCTTCCCATGTCATTGGACATTTCCAGAagttatagggaaaaaaaataaaaacagaatcagaATTTGCAGTAGGAGTTTTTAAAGCAGAAAGCAAGCTTGATGGGAACGCTACTGGGCATATTATGTTCTAATCATGTCACATAGTATCTACTACTTCAGCAGGAACAGGGAATATCTGTGAGTAGGATTTCAGAAGTGGCCCCATAACGTGAGCCAAAGTCCTGCCAAGTCAGCCCCATGAGTACCCTAAATACTCAGAATAGTTCCATAACTCTGTTCATCTATGGTCTCATAGTATCATGATGAAATGCAGGGCAATGCTAAGGCATCTATGCCtatcagcaggagaagagaggaatGTGGTGCCACATTATTACCTGGGTTTCATACTTGATCTGCCTCACATTCAGCTATTAGCTCTAGTTGCTTGACTGGTCAGGTAACATTCAACTTCACCCCTTGGGTATTtgcctctttcctgctttgccttGTCAGTGATATTCCACATATTATACCATCCGTGAATTTAAAGTATAGAGTTTAATGGTTTTAAGTATAGAAGGCTGTGAAACAATCAACACTCTAATTGTACAACACCTTTACAACTCTAAAgagaaactccatacccattatAGTCACTTATCATTCCTCTACATCACCATCTAAGAGGTCCTAGACAAGTActaatcttctttcttttgttttaaagagagagaaagagaactccCATTTGGAGCactgggaggggtagagggagaaagagaatctcttcagctgactccacactgaatACAAAGCAcaactgggcttgatcccatgaccatgatgagatcatgacctgagcagaaaccaagagtcatggctgaacagactgagccatcaaggGGTCCCCTAATCTCCTTTGCTTTATTATAGATTAgcttttctagatatttcatataaaaggaattatacagtatgttttcttttttaacctatttctttcatttaggGTAATGTTATTAGCATAAGTTTTATTCACGTTGTAGAAGAGTAACACTCCAgtttatgaatatataatttacaCATGCATCAGTTGAATGGCATGTAGATTGTTCCCCCATTTTAGTAACTATGGATAATGATGCAATGAACAATCgcgtacaagtttttgtgtgcgtgtgtatttAATTTCCCTTAGGTAAATGCCTAAGATTAATTAGAATTGCTACGtcattattattaaatgtttaatcttttgaggagctaaaacacattgttttccaaagcgaTTGCACCGTTTCACATTACTATCAGCAATTTATGAGGACTCCAATTTCGCCACCATGTCACTAAAACttgttactcttcttttttttttttttaaatagaaatcgTAGTGGGTGGAAAGTGGTATCTCTTTATGGCTTAGGTTCCCATTTCCTATTACCTAAAGgggttaaacatcttttcatgttcttttggccatttgaatatttttgtgGAGATAGGTTTACTCAGATATTCAGTCAATTTTTAAGTTAGGtggttgcctttttattattaagtaatatTAATAAGATCTTTATAAAATCGGCGAACATGTTCATGTTCCTTCTTTTAaacatgatttgcaagtattttctctcagTTTGTGGATTGGCTTTACACTTTGTTGATGACATAATTTTCACTACAAACGTTTTTCACTTTTGTGAAATCTAAGGCCACCATTTAGAGTAACTATGATATAcgaattttcaataaaatatttgtaatcttCCACTCATGGGAGTAAATTCTTAATGACAATGACTATtctacctgccccccccccccagaaataATCACTaaatctgaataatttttttttttttggtggggggatgcTTAGGTATATTAgtaagggtgtttttttttttttttggttttgttttgtttagtaataaaattctttttctgagatAAATTTTATACATAATGAAATGCTGTCCTTTTAAGGATATGGTTTGATgagtttttataaatgtatatactcACATAGCCATTAAGAAATTCAATACCTAGAATACTTTCATCAACCCAGAAAGCTCTGTCATGTTCCTTTTCAGTTAATTGTCTCAGATGCAACTATTGTCCTGATTTGTGTCACTCTGTTTTGGTATTGTCTATTCTATAGCTTCCTGTACATTGAATCACAGCATTTACTCATAGTACATGGTTTCTTTGTTCTGGGATCTATCCAATTGATGTGTGTATCAGTTCTTTACTTTTCTTGCTGAAGATTATTCTGTCTGTTCCGTCAACTTCTGCCTTTCAAGTACATTGCATTGGCATGTGatgtaaatattacatatttggGAGTCAGTTCataatattaaatgttttttccccctttgtaagttactttctttcttttctatatccTTCTGAGTAGATGATTTTTATCTAAtactcaattttctcttcttcttaaaatctttttaaataatggacTCTTTGTTAGAGCAATTTCAGGCTCACAGGAAAATGGAACAGAAGGTATGGCAATTTCCTTCATCTCCTCTGATTACACAATGAGCAGAGGGACGGAGCGGACATTTCTCAAAGACTTACGAATGGTGAACAGGTGCCTCAAAGGGTGCTCAACAgcagtcatcatcagggaatgcaaatcaaaatcataatgaatTATCAAATCAACTTCGTTGGACTGTTATTGAGAAGATAAGAGATAcaaaatattggtgaggatgtggaataaAGGGATCCCATATACACTACTGATGGTCAGATAAATTAGTGCAGTCATTATAGAGAATTTattagttcttcaaaaaattgaaattagaACTGCCATCCATCAATCCTAAtgttgggtatatatccaaaggatcTGAAATCATGATTGTGAAGGGTTATCTACATTCCTGAGTTCAATGCATCATTACTCACAGAAGCCAAGGTATAGATACAACTTCATCCCTAACTgagaattaagagaaaaaatgtgAGATCTTTATTATTCAGacattaaaaagaggaaaattctgTCATTGACAGTAACAAATCAGAGCTGGATGGAGCTGGAGGTCttgatgttaagtgaaataaaaaagacacaggaagagaaatactgcatgatctcacttatatgtggaaatgGTATAGTTcaattcttacacacacacacacataactatAAAGAGAAGATAGATGTGCTAATTACTTAGATTGTGGTACATCAAAAAtcaatttgatatatatatatacacacacacatacacacacacacacacacgtatatgtatatataatttgtcCATGAACATGCCAACTTTGCACACTAGTGCAGTCATTAACTTCATAATAACccagaaatcaaaaatagagagAACATTGAAAACATCATATttcaatgaatttattttaaaataacctttgACAGGAGGAAACTCTTGACATTAAAAAGGTTTTTCCAGGTAATAATGGGcaacagcattaaaaataaactggCATCTTGTAACAGTTACTAAGGATGTGGTCAACTTGAATACATGAaagtaatgaattttattttttatttatttttcaatttctttttttagattacagttagttaatatacagtgtagtATGATttccaggtgtacaatttagagattcaacacttacataccaTACCAAGTGTTCATCACAACATGTCCACtcattaatccccatcacctatttaacccctCCTTCTAgacacctcccttctggtaaccatctgtttgttttctatagttaagaaaccatttcttgatttgtccacctctctctgtttttccctaaactcattgttttcttaatttccacatgagggaaatcatgtggtatttctatttcattgactgaCTTGATTAGCTTAGCCTAATAGTCTCTAGCTCAAAccttgtcattgcaaatggcacgatCATATTCTtcttaatggctgagtaatatatacCCCATGTCTTTTCCATTCATCATTCAATGGAAACTTGGGCTGTGTCCATAGTTTTGCCATTGCAGATAACGCCGGTATAAACATCAGGGGCAGTACACCTTTGAATTAACACTGTTGTACTCTCTGAAATCAATGAGTCAAAAATTCATGAGAATACCCCTGGAATGCACATATTCAAGGCATGGTTGCTAATCTGCTCTGTTAACTATGAATACCAGAATTCTATTGACAATTCTAACTTGTTAATCTACACTACCACTTTACTAGAAAAggacaaacagagaaaaaaagtggCTTCCTACTGCAAAAGCAGGTTCACTCCAACTCCAGGTTTACTCTAACTAGAGACATACAAGTAAGTATTTCTGAATGCCTCTGGTAATTTCctttattccatttataaaacatagcagtaaatgaaataatatgcttCCCACCCTTCCAAACTGGGTTCTACTTTTCTGTAGGTCAATTtcagaaaatatgttttatctatggtgtattttaaattattatttagttATGACAATGTacattattttgcttcttttccttttagagtTGTAGAATTCTCTTGTAGCTCCTATATACAAATCATATAACTTAGCTGAATATCTAATGCTCAATTATCCTGATAGTCAAAATACTAATTTATTATAAGtaataaattatacacacacacacacacacctttttgaTGTTGCATTCACatttatggaaatttttaaaatgaactaatgatataataaaaatgattattgaCACACAAAATTAGTTCCTTTGCTCTGATGTGTTCAAGAGAAAGAAGGATATCTTGTTTGAAATTTTCTACAGAGAGAATTACAAATCTTAGAGAATATgctctttttatatttatgaataatCACTGTTTGAACAGTTGtgattgtataaatatttttcttcttatcaaATCAGAGTGTAGACTGAAATATGAGGAGTATTTCATAATCAACAATGACAGAATTGAATTCTCAGGAGAGGTAAGAACCTGGCTGGCATTATGAGGGAAGTTACAAGTTTGAGGGCAGAAGTACAGAAAAATGTAAGGAAATCAGGTGCATTGTAATAGAGTGTGTTGGACAAGTGAGGATACACACTATTATATTTGACATCTGTACAGATTAAAGAGTCAACCAAAACCCTCAATTCATCTCCTGCTTTCTGAGGTAGTTGTGATATGACATAGCTTTCTCAtggcatttttaacttctgcatTCCTCAGTGTGTAGATGAATGGATTGAGAAAAGGGGTCCCAATAGTATAAAATACAGACATCATCTTGTCCATAGGGAAAGTGGTTGGGGGGCGtgcatatatgaatatacatggaCCAAAGAACAAGACTACTACGATGATGTGAGAAATGCAGGTGGAGAGagcttttctcctcccttctgcactgtgatttctcagtgaatgcaaGATGACAATGTATGAAATCATCAGAAACACAAAACTGCCTGTGCAAATGCTCCCACTGTTAGACACCCATTCTAGGTTGATCATATACGTGTCCATGCATGCAAGTTTTAGCAAGGGCTGCAAATCACAGCAGTAATGATTAATCAAATTGGGTCCACAGAAAGGCAATTTCAAGGCCAGCATTATCTCAGTAGTGGAATGGATAAAAGCCACTATCCATGCAAGAACTACCAGGATTGTGCAAACCTGCTGTCTCATGATGGTTGGGTAATGTAAGGGCTTACAAATAGCCACATAGCGATCAATAGCCATGAAGATGAGAACAAGGACCTCCACGGGGCCAAAGAAATGTATTGCAAAGACTTGAGTCATGCACTCATTGTAAGATATGGTTCTTTGTGCAAAGAGTGAGTCCACAATTAGTCTGGGGGCTGTTGTAGTTGAGAAGCAAGAATCAGCAAGGGacaaatgaaataggaaaaagtacatggggcTCCCAAGTGTGCGGCTGGACTTGATGGTCACAATAATGAGCAAATTCCCTACCACAGTTCCCacataaaatatgaagaagaTTACAAATACCATCTTCTTTTTCAATGGGTCTTGGGTCAGTCCTAGTAGTATGAACTCAGTAACAGTGTTATTTTGCTCCATTATTTCAGGCCAAGTGGAGAAAATTCAGGTTAGAAATAATTAATCTGCGAAGAAAGAAATATGAGGAAATGAATACTCCATTTGGAGGTCAAATCCATATGCTTGTTCATGGAAGGTCCACCTACCAGTGGGTAATCCCTTATCTTCCGTGTTGTTTTCCCTTGAATAAAGCAGGGATCATAATATTTATTCACAATATTTTCACATGTTTGCTTATGGAAACAATGAAATTTTCTAATAATGAGAAGGTGTCCAATTATTCAGGCATAATAAACAttaacttaattaatttattatgagAGGATATCTTTCTGAGCtgaatatttttccttattttacatCATAGACCCATTAGGGTAGAATGTTGCAAAAAGGAGAAAACTCATGCATGATATATATAATGTGCTTTCATACTTTTTCAAAATTGATAGATAGATTCTTACTTTATAAAGTAAGAATACTTTATAAATATCTGaacattcaataaatgaatgTAAACATTAGTAAATATTCTGaacattcaataaatgatatggaaccttttttttttttttttcttaatgaaacctatgaaagagagagtgggacagggtgagggaaagaaagaaaaaggacgaGAGAAACATACAATACTTTAGCAGTGAATGTTCGGTCAATTTGTTTAGTCCATCATTAAGTGTATTTTGATCTTTCCCCttgactaaatttatttttttttattttgactctcAATAATTTATATTTGCTTACAGTTATGAATTCAGCTTCTGTCATaacattttgtactttttaaattaccCTATGCTGTCCAAAGTGGAATTCTTCACCTCGTCCAGTATTTTGATGGGTCTTTCTGCATATTTTCTTTAGACACAAGGAGAGACTGAGACTAAAATAAAGGATAAGTAGGGAATGTTTGGCATAAGTCAAAATACTGTTTCaaatttcttgttattttaagcACCAGGGATTTAGAAAAGAGCTAAAGAAACTCCAAGTCATAGCTAGAACTTTTTCATATGATTCTTGGAGTACATGTTCTTGTAAGTGCCATGCCCTGACTTCAGCAAAAGatagaaacaggaagagaaacaataataatttatGTATGCAAAACTGGAAAAATCCTTTTCTGTCTTCATCACATACATTTCCCATATGATAGCACAATTAAATGTATAAGTTCCAGGGCATTTAAGTATATTTACAACATGTATTGCAGACAAATTTAAATGGATCTCAGAGATTGAAAACACAATCCAtatggtgcctgggtagctcaaccAGTTAAatattcaactcttgatttccactcaggtcatgatctcagggttttggaatCCAGCCCAATGCTAGGTTCTGTGCTGGGGATGGagctgtttaagattctctctctccttctccctctgccccttccccggcttttgttctttctttctttctctctctaaataaatcaacaaaataataataataataaaaacccatggaaatgaaaataggGTAAAGAACTGATCTCAAAGGAActcttcttattaaaaataatgtgaaaatattatcaatttttttcatagaaaaatacaTTCCATTCAAATCcaattatttatcttttcctttagaTTAACAAAATGACAGTTTCGATAAACGTCTCTTAACAAACAGTTCTGAAAATGATGTTGGACACAACTGATTCCACACATTCTTGGGAGGAGTTTAAGGGGATACAATCTCTCCAGGGGTGATTTTTAGCAttgatgatatttcattgtggcaTAGACACAGGTCTAGTGTTTGCATTTGCTGCAAATAATCTCACTCATAAGCAGGAAGATCATCAAAGCAATCCTTTCCATGTTGACCAAAGGTAAGAAACAACTTCAATGCCCACCAAAAGGAAGCTAAATGATTCAGGGACGGTATTTTATGCAATCATCAAACAAGGGAAGTGGCTATATATACaatgatttctaaaatatgttgtaagggatgcctgggtggctcagttggttaagcagctgcctttggctcaggtcatgatcccagcatcctgggatcgagtcccacatcgggctccttgctcagcagggagcctgcttctgcctcttcctgccattctgtctgcctatgctcgctcttcctctctctctctgataaataaataaaatctttttaaaaataaataaataaaataaaataaaatgtgttgtaAAGAGGCAGAGTTCAGGACT
It encodes:
- the LOC131822579 gene encoding olfactory receptor 4C11-like isoform X1 — its product is MEQNNTVTEFILLGLTQDPLKKKMVFVIFFIFYVGTVVGNLLIIVTIKSSRTLGSPMYFFLFHLSLADSCFSTTTAPRLIVDSLFAQRTISYNECMTQVFAIHFFGPVEVLVLIFMAIDRYVAICKPLHYPTIMRQQVCTILVVLAWIVAFIHSTTEIMLALKLPFCGPNLINHYCCDLQPLLKLACMDTYMINLEWVSNSGSICTGSFVFLMISYIVILHSLRNHSAEGRRKALSTCISHIIVVVLFFGPCIFIYARPPTTFPMDKMMSVFYTIGTPFLNPFIYTLRNAEVKNAMRKLCHITTTSESRR
- the LOC131822579 gene encoding olfactory receptor 4C11-like isoform X2, whose protein sequence is MEQNNTVTEFILLGLTQDPLKKKMVFVIFFIFYVGTVVGNLLIIVTIKSSRTLGSPMYFFLFHLSLADSCFSTTTAPRLIVDSLFAQRTISYNECMTQVFAIHFFGPVEVLVLIFMAIDRYVAICKPLHYPTIMRQQVCTILVVLAWIVAFIHSTTEIMLALKLPFCGPNLINHYCCDLQPLLKLACMDTYMINLEWVSNSGSICTGSFVFLMISYIVILHSLRNHSAEGRRKALSTCISHIIVVVLFFGPCIFIYARPPTTFPMDKMMSVFYTIGTPFLNPFIYTLRNAEVKNAMRKLWGKNI